Proteins found in one Arachis stenosperma cultivar V10309 chromosome 8, arast.V10309.gnm1.PFL2, whole genome shotgun sequence genomic segment:
- the LOC130946763 gene encoding protein S40-4-like, protein MATGKGHIARSSYRFLPSSIDRDTFTDSAFEFDESDLYSNSARANSPEFRKTVRASSRLSSKSKSSSAASYSGGRPASVPMNVPDWSKILGQEYRENRRREVEEDDDAETDDGCEARVPPHEFLARTRMASFSVHEGIGRTLKGRDLSRVRNAIWAKTGFED, encoded by the coding sequence ATGGCGACAGGTAAAGGCCACATTGCTAGGTCAAGCTACCGCTTCCTCCCTTCTTCCATTGACAGGGACACTTTCACCGATTCCGCCTTCGAGTTCGACGAGTCAGACCTTTACAGTAACTCGGCCCGAGCCAACTCGCCCGAGTTTCGCAAAACCGTTCGCGCATCATCCAGACTGTCCAGCAAGAGCAAGTCATCGTCTGCGGCGTCGTACTCCGGTGGTCGACCGGCGTCGGTGCCGATGAACGTGCCGGACTGGTCGAAGATCCTTGGGCAAGAGTACAGGGAGAATCGGAGGAGGGAGGTTGAGGAAGACGACGATGCTGAGACCGACGACGGTTGCGAAGCTAGGGTTCCGCCGCATGAGTTTCTGGCGAGGACGAGGATGGCTTCGTTTTCGGTGCACGAAGGAATCGGTAGAACTCTCAAAGGCCGTGATCTCAGTAGGGTCCGAAACGCGATTTGGGCCAAAACCGGGTTTGAGGACTAA
- the LOC130943347 gene encoding 60S ribosomal protein L12 yields MPPKFDPSQVVDVYVRVTGGEVGAASSLAPKIGPLGLSPKKIGEDIAKETAKDWKGLRVTVKLTVQNRQAKVSVVPSAAALVIKALKEPERDRKKTKNIKHNGNISLDDVIEIARVMRPRSMAKELSGTVKEILGTCVSVGCTVDGKDPKDLQEEITDGDVEIPLD; encoded by the coding sequence ATGCCGCCTAAGTTCGACCCTTCGCAGGTCGTCGATGTCTACGTCCGAGTCACCGGAGGTGAGGTTGGCGCGGCGAGTTCGCTCGCTCCGAAGATCGGTCCGCTAGGTCTCTCTCCGAAGAAGATCGGAGAAGACATTGCTAAGGAGACAGCAAAGGACTGGAAGGGACTGAGAGTGACGGTGAAGCTCACCGTGCAGAACCGTCAGGCTAAGGTCTCGGTGGTTCCGTCGGCGGCGGCGCTGGTCATCAAGGCTTTGAAGGAGCCGGAGAGAGACCGGAAGAAGACGAAGAATATTAAGCACAACGGGAACATCTCGCTGGATGACGTCATCGAAATTGCAAGGGTTATGCGGCCAAGGTCGATGGCGAAGGAGCTGAGCGGCACCGTTAAGGAGATTCTTGGCACGTGCGTCTCCGTCGGGTGCACCGTCGACGGGAAGGATCCAAAGGATTTGCAGGAGGAGATCACGGACGGAGATGTTGAGATCCCTCTCGATTGA
- the LOC130944640 gene encoding vacuolar fusion protein MON1 homolog produces the protein MSEITSPSPEIQSNSSSASSDNDPDPPIHLRLPPLSYSLFDAEPSEPNGVVHGSASSEPPKPSQSHEVVIRGSSEPPSPSSSGYAGERGSSSTTSISAADDLTHHEIEELSIHDDPLPPPTSLPGKRNADEDDASISWRKRKKHFFVLSHSGKPIYSRYGDEHKLAGFSATLQAIISFVENGGDRVKLVRAGNHQVVFLVKGPIYLVCISCTEEPYESLRGQLELIYGQVIVILTKSINRCFERNPKFDMTPLLGGTDTVFSSLIHSFNWNPATFLHAYTCLPLTYATRQAAGAILQDVVDSGVLFAILMCRHKVISLVGAQKATLHPDDMLLLVNFIMSTESFRTSESFSPVCLPRYNPLAFLYAYIHYFDDDTYLMLLTTRSDAFYHLKDCRIRIETVLLKSNVLSEVQRSLLDGGMRVEDLPPLSPHSGSSSHLGYPGLPTDSPYRSREPGSGTGGAAGLWHFIYRSIFLDQYVSSDFSSPVNTPRQKKRLYRAYQKIFSSMHDKGIGPNKTQFRRDENYVLLCWVTQDFELYAAFDPLADKALAIKTCNRVCQWVKDVENEIFLLGASPFSW, from the exons ATGAGTGAGATCACTTCACCTTCGCCGGAAATTCAATCCAATTCGAGTTCTGCTAGCTCCGATAACGACCCTGACCCTCCCATCCACCTCCGGTTGCCTCCCCTCTCGTACTCCCTCTTCGACGCTGAACCCTCCGAACCAAACGGCGTCGTTCACGGATCCGCTTCTTCTGAACCTCCAAAACCCTCGCAGTCGCACGAGGTTGTGATTCGCGGCTCCTCCGAACCTCCCAGCCCTAGCAGCAGCGGTTACGCCGGGGAAAGAGGCAGCAGCAGCACCACCAGCATCTCCGCTGCCGATGACCTAACTCACCACGAAATTGAGGAGCTCAGCATCCACGATGATCCCCTCCCTCCTCCAACTTCGCTCCCTGGGAAAAGGAATGCCGATGAG GATGATGCTTCCATTTCATGGAGGAAAAGGAAGAAGCATTTCTTTGTTCTCAGTCATTCTGGCAAACCTATATACTCTAG GTATGGGGATGAACACAAACTTGCTGGGTTTTCAGCAACGTTGCAAGCTATCATTTCATTTGTGGAAAATGG GGGTGACCGTGTCAAATTGGTGAGGGCCGGAAATCATCAG GTGGTTTTTCTTGTGAAAGGGCCTATTTACTTAGTTTGCATTAGCTGCACAGAAGAGCCTTATGAGTCGTTAAGAGGGCAGTTGGAGCTTATCTATGGCCAG GTGATTGTTATACTGACAAAGTCAATAAACAGATGTTTTGAGAGGAATCCAAAGTTTGATATGACACCCTTGCTTGGTGGAACAGACACCGTCTTCTCTTCACTAATTCATTCTTTTAATTG GAATCCGGCTACATTTCTTCATGCTTATACCTGTCTGCCGCTTACATATGCAACAAGGCAAGCTGCTGGTGCTATCTTGCAGGATGTTGTGGATTCAGGTGTTCTGTTTGCAATACTAATGTGCAGGCACAAG GTAATCAGTCTAGTTGGTGCACAGAAAGCCACACTTCATCCAGATGATATGCTACTGCTGGTCAACTTCATTATGTCAACAGAATCCTTTAG GACATCTGAATCATTTTCACCTGTTTGCTTGCCAAGATACAATCCTCTGGCATTTTTGTATGCTTACATCCATTATTTTGAC GATGATACATACTTGATGTTGCTGACCACTCGTTCAGATGCTTTTTACCATCTCAAGGATTGCAG GATTCGTATCGAAACCGTCCTGTTGAAGTCCAATGTCCTTAGTGAAGTTCAGAGATCTTTGCTAGATGGTGGAATGCGTGTTGAAGATCTGCCACCCTTATCTCCTCATTCTGGATCATCATCTCATTTGGGCTATCCCGGGCTTCCAACAGATTCTCCTTATAGATCGAGGGAACCGGGTTCTGGCACTGGTGGTGCTGCTGGTTTGTGGCATTTCATATACCGAAGTATATTTCTGGATCAATACGTATCTTCAGATTTCTCATCACCAGTGAACACTCCTCGGCAGAAGAAAAG GCTGTATAGAGCTTACCAGAAGATTTTTTCTTCAATGCATGATAAAGGAATTGGCCCTAACAAAACTCAGTTTAGAAGGGATGAAAACTATG TTCTGCTCTGTTGGGTAACACAGGATTTTGAGCTTTACGCCGCATTTGATCCCCTTGCAGACAAG GCCTTGGCAATAAAGACTTGCAATAGGGTTTGTCAATGGGTAAAAGATGTtgaaaatgaaatatttttgctAGGAGCTAGCCCCTTTTCATGGTGA
- the LOC130946712 gene encoding double-stranded RNA-binding protein 2-like, which translates to MYKNQLQELAQRSCFNLPSYTCIREGPDHAPRFKATVNFNGETFESPHYCSTLRQAEHSAAEVALNSLSHRGPSHSLAAKILDETGVYKNLLQEIAQRVGAPLPLYTTYRSGLGHLPVFTGMVELAGITFTGEPAKNKKQAEKNAAMAAWSSLKQLAKETASSSNEPEINDELEQITIARALLNYRQKEKMAVSNPNALMPFQKKFHIQHPRASSPQPLPATTSKILPLICLKTAPRNKPSLATANEGPRSRHLLTASDSSLLPPQSSALESRVARPIKFPAAGAAPYVPLRHMRSSCHGIAPAVNIRSVVPVYAAPPLPPPGTVPQQVIRASTVQLAPPVTIRQAIPVYAAPPISKDEPAPVQKQNPLTPVKEEKLPPKIKETDAKFENALAESRTAQILEQLKI; encoded by the exons ATGTACAAGAACCAGCTGCAGGAGCTGGCGCAGCGGAGTTGCTTCAACCTGCCGTCGTACACGTGCATTCGGGAAGGTCCCGATCACGCTCCGAGGTTTAAGGCGACGGTGAACTTTAACGGCGAGACCTTCGAGAGCCCTCACTACTGCTCAACGCTACGCCAGGCTGAGCACTCCGCCGCCGAGGTCGCACTCAACTCCCTCTCTCACCGTGGCCCCTCTCACTCCCTAGCCGCTAAGATCCTC GATGAAACTGGAGTATACAAGAACCTCTTACAGGAAATTGCACAAAGGGTAGGGGCACCATTGCCTCTGTACACAACATACAGGTCAGGCTTAGGACATCTACCTGTTTTTACTGGGATGGTAGAATTGGCTGGAATTACATTTACTGGTGAACCAGCCAAGAATAAGAAACAAGCTGAGAAAAATGCAGCAATGGCGGCTTGGTCATCTCTTAAACAAT TGGCAAAAGAAACTGCAAGCTCTTCAAATGAACCAGAGATCAATGATGAACTTGAACAGATCACAATAGCACGGGCTTTACTGAATTACCGCCAGAAGGAAAAAATGGCAGTGTCAAATCCAAATGCTTTAATGCCGTTCCAAAAGAAATTTCATATTCAACATCCCAGGGCATCCAGTCCACAACCTCTACCTGCAACTACATCAAAGATCCTTCCCTTAATTTGCCTAAAGACAGCACCTCGAAATAAGCCCTCATTGGCAACCGCAAACGAAGGACCTCGAAGCAGGCATCTTTTAACAGCTAGTGACAGTTCCCTGTTACCACCACAATCTTCTGCACTAGAAAGCCGAGTTGCCCGTCCCATAAAGTTCCCTGCAGCAGGAGCAGCACCATATGTTCCCCTTCGACATATGAGATCATCATGCCATGGAATTGCTCCTGCAGTGAATATACGGTCCGTAGTACCTGTCTATGCTGCACCACCTCTTCCACCACCCGGCACAGTGCCCCAGCAGGTTATAAGGGCTTCTACTGTACAACTTGCTCCTCCGGTCACTATTAGGCAAGCTATTCCAGTATATGCTGCTCCGCCAATAAGTAAAGATGAACCTGCTCCCGTTCAGAAGCAAAACCCCCTTACCCCGgttaaagaagaaaaattgccACCTAAAATTAAAGAGACGGATGCCAAGTTTGAGAATGCATTAGCAGAATCACGGACAGCACAAATCTTGGAGCAgctgaaaatttga
- the LOC130945721 gene encoding uncharacterized protein LOC130945721, which produces MAMEVGNGRSTLFWEDNWLQGGPLKVTFPRLFSISNQQGSKVGECGFWDGLEWIWNFQWRRELFQWELELVHQLHVRLRQVKLSEDKDDNLVWKFDGKGVFSTKSVVQVLQSETLSDEITSYSFTSSIWRGMVPPRIELFGWFVLIGRVNTKERLIRLDVLRPSDNICVLCNKEVESVEHLFLRCEITWKVWCSCLRYVGEVWSMPGTIKELFERWAGRHKQKQDQKKWLPGFFAVIWNIWVERNARIFNNQNTDVEFVIRKTILSYDEWTTSVP; this is translated from the coding sequence ATGGCGATGGAGGTAGGGAATGGGAGGAGTACCCTGTTTTGGGAAGATAACTGGCTGCAAGGTGGTCCTTTGAAGGTGACATTTCCAAGACTTTTCTCAATTTCTAATCAGCAAGGATCGAAGGTAGGGGAGTGTGGATTTTGGGATGGACTTGAGTGGATATGGAACTTCCAGTGGCGGAGAGAGTTGTTCCAATGGGAGCTGGAACTTGTCCACCAACTTCATGTGCGGCTTAGGCAGGTGAAATTGTCAGAGGATAAAGATGATAATTTGGTTTGGAAGTTTGATGGTAAAGGGGTATTTTCTACCAAATCTGTTGTGCAGGTACTACAATCGGAGACTCTGTCGGATGAGATAACGAGCTACAGTTTCACAAGTTCTATTTGGAGGGGAATGGTACCGCCGAGGATTGAGCTTTTTGGGTGGTTTGTACTTATTGGCAGAGTAAATACAAAGGAGAGATTGATTAGACTAGACGTCCTTAGGCCCAGTGATAATATCTGTGTTCTTTGTAACAAGGAGGTAGAGTCGGTGGAGCATTTATTTCTCAGGTGTGAGATAACATGGAAGGTGTGGTGTAGTTGTTTGAGATATGTTGGGGAGGTGTGGTCTATGCCTGGTACCATAAAGGAACTGTTTGAGCGGTGGGCCGGTAGGCATAAGCAGAAACAGGATCAGAAGAAGTGGCTGCCGGGATTCTTTGCAGTTATTTGGAACATTTGGGTGGAACGCAATGCGCGGATCTTCAATAATCAGAACACAGATGTGGAGTTTGTAATAAGAAAGACGATTCTGAGTTACGACGAATGGACTACGAGTGTTCCGTAG